One part of the Engraulis encrasicolus isolate BLACKSEA-1 chromosome 17, IST_EnEncr_1.0, whole genome shotgun sequence genome encodes these proteins:
- the decr2 gene encoding peroxisomal 2,4-dienoyl-CoA reductase [(3E)-enoyl-CoA-producing] isoform X1, translating to MADESQRGEGLPEDVMTDDCMTTYTHLYSPDLLKDNVAFITGGGSGIGFRIAEVFMRHGCDVVIASRNLERLTEAADKLTKATGRRCLALAVDVRQPDTINAAVDQTLQELGRIDILINNAAGNFLCPASSLSFNAFKTVLEIDTMGTYNTSKVVYDKWLKDHGGAIVNISATLGYRGQALQVHAGSAKAANDAMTKHLAVEWGPNGVRVNTVAPGPISGTEGYRRLGGPHAENAGMFSSIPLQRAGNKTEMAHAVLFLSSRAASYVTGSILVADGGAWLTSANDVHRLLGLWSSEMKRDKK from the exons ATGGCAGACGAATCTCAAAGAGGCGAGGGGTTGCCAGAGGATGTAATGACAGATGATTGCATGACTACCTACACGCACCTATACAGTCCAGACCTTTTAAA agATAATGTAGCATTTATTACAGGAGGTGGGTCTGGCATTGGATTCCGCATAGCTGAGGTCTTCATGAG GCATGGGTGTGATGTAGTGATCGCCAGTCGAAATCTTGAACGTCTGACAGAG gcagcagacaaGCTAACTAAAGCAACGGGTCGGAGATGTCTTGCCCTGGCAGTCGATGTTAGGCAGCCAGACACCATCAATGCAGCAGTGGACCAAACCCTACAGGAGCTGGGGCGCATTGATATTCTCATCAATA ATGCTGCAGGGAACTTCCTGTGTCCTGCTTCCTCGTTGTCTTTCAACGCCTTCAAGACCGTGCTAGAAATAGACACCATGGGAACATACAACACCAGCAAGGTGGTCTACGACAAGTGGTTGAAG GATCATGGTGGTGCTATCGTAAACATCTCTGCCACTCTGGGCTACAGGGGACAGGCGCTGCAGGTGCATGCTGGATCGGCCAAAGCCGCCAACG ATGCCATGACTAAACACTTGGCCGTGGAATGGGGACCCAACGGAGTGAGGGTCAACACTGTGGCACCAGGGCCCATCTCAGGCACCGAAGGCTACCGCAGACTGG GTGGTCCACATGCTGAGAACGCCGGCATGTTCAGCAGCATCCCTCTGCAGCGTGCCGGGAACAAGACGGAGATGGCCCACGCAGTGCTCTTCCTCTCCAGCAGGGCGGCGTCCTACGTGACGGGCAGCATCCTGGTGGCCGATGGCGGAGCGTGGCTGACGTCGGCCAATGACGTGCACCGCCTGCTGG GATTATGGTCCTctgagatgaagagagataaaaaataa
- the decr2 gene encoding peroxisomal 2,4-dienoyl-CoA reductase [(3E)-enoyl-CoA-producing] isoform X2, with protein sequence MADESQRGEGLPEDVMTDDCMTTYTHLYSPDLLKDNVAFITGGGSGIGFRIAEVFMRHGCDVVIASRNLERLTEAADKLTKATGRRCLALAVDVRQPDTINAAVDQTLQELGRIDILINNAAGNFLCPASSLSFNAFKTVLEIDTMGTYNTSKVVYDKWLKDHGGAIVNISATLGYRGQALQVHAGSAKAANDAMTKHLAVEWGPNGVRVNTVAPGPISGTEGYRRLGGPHAENAGMFSSIPLQRAGNKTEMAHAVLFLSSRAASYVTGSILVADGGAWLTSANDVHRLLGIISSPSAKL encoded by the exons ATGGCAGACGAATCTCAAAGAGGCGAGGGGTTGCCAGAGGATGTAATGACAGATGATTGCATGACTACCTACACGCACCTATACAGTCCAGACCTTTTAAA agATAATGTAGCATTTATTACAGGAGGTGGGTCTGGCATTGGATTCCGCATAGCTGAGGTCTTCATGAG GCATGGGTGTGATGTAGTGATCGCCAGTCGAAATCTTGAACGTCTGACAGAG gcagcagacaaGCTAACTAAAGCAACGGGTCGGAGATGTCTTGCCCTGGCAGTCGATGTTAGGCAGCCAGACACCATCAATGCAGCAGTGGACCAAACCCTACAGGAGCTGGGGCGCATTGATATTCTCATCAATA ATGCTGCAGGGAACTTCCTGTGTCCTGCTTCCTCGTTGTCTTTCAACGCCTTCAAGACCGTGCTAGAAATAGACACCATGGGAACATACAACACCAGCAAGGTGGTCTACGACAAGTGGTTGAAG GATCATGGTGGTGCTATCGTAAACATCTCTGCCACTCTGGGCTACAGGGGACAGGCGCTGCAGGTGCATGCTGGATCGGCCAAAGCCGCCAACG ATGCCATGACTAAACACTTGGCCGTGGAATGGGGACCCAACGGAGTGAGGGTCAACACTGTGGCACCAGGGCCCATCTCAGGCACCGAAGGCTACCGCAGACTGG GTGGTCCACATGCTGAGAACGCCGGCATGTTCAGCAGCATCCCTCTGCAGCGTGCCGGGAACAAGACGGAGATGGCCCACGCAGTGCTCTTCCTCTCCAGCAGGGCGGCGTCCTACGTGACGGGCAGCATCCTGGTGGCCGATGGCGGAGCGTGGCTGACGTCGGCCAATGACGTGCACCGCCTGCTGGGTataatctcctctccctctgctaaactctga